Below is a genomic region from Actinomadura sp. NAK00032.
TGGCGGAGCCGGGGCTGAAGGTCGTCCTGTGCGCCGTGCAGGTGCCGTGCGGGTCCGCCGCGAAGACCGCGCTCGGCGCCGCCGGGGTCGAGGTGCGGCCGGTGTCGCGGGAGAAGGACGTCAAGGCCGTCCTCACCAAGGTCGGGCTGGGCGAGGCCGACGCCGGGCTCGTCTACCGCACCGACGCCAGGGCCGCGGGCGGCAGGGTCCGGGCCATCGAGTTCGCGGAGGCGGCGAGGGCCGTCAACGACTACCCGATCGCCGAGGTCGCCGAGGCCCCGAACGCCGCCCTCGCCAAGGAGTTCATCGCGCTCGTGCTCGGGGAGCGGGGGCGGGCGGCACTGGCCGGGGCGGGCTTCGAGGCGCCGTGAGGCCGGTGGGGGAGGCCGACCGGCCGCCGGGCAGGCCGCCGTGGGTCCTGCTGCTGCCCGCGCTCGCCGGGCTGGCGTTCCTGGTGCTGCCGCTGCTCGGGCTGCTCGTCCGGGCGCCGTGGTCGACGCTCGGCACCCGGCTCGCCGAGCCCCAGGTGCTGGACGCGCTGCGCCTGTCGCTGCTCAGCGCCACCCTCGCCACCTGCCTGTGCGTGCTGCTCGGGGTCCCGCTGGCCTGGACGCTGGCCCGCGTCCGGTTCCCCGGCGTCCGGCTCGTCCGGGCGCTGGTGACGGTCCCGCTGGTGCTGCCGCCGGTCGTCGGCGGCGTCGCGCTGCTGCTCGTCCTCGGGCGGCGCGGGCTGGTCGGCGGCTGGCTGGACGAGGCGTTCGGGATCACGTTCCCGTTCACCACCGCGGGCGTCGTGCTGGCCGAGACGTTCGTCGCGATGCCGTTCCTGGTGATCAGCGTGGAGGGCGCGCTGCGCGCCGCCGACCTGCGCTACGAGGAGGCCGCCGCCACGCTCGGCGCCGGCCGCTGGACGGTGTTCCGCCGGGTCACCCTGCCGCTCGTCGCGCCCGGCGTGGCGGCGGGCGCGGTGCTGTGCTGGGCGCGGGCGCTGGGGGAGTTCGGCGCGACGATCACCTTCGCGGGCAACTTCCCGGGCCGGACGCAGACGATGCCGCTCGCGGTCTACCTGGCGCTGGAGACCGACCCGCAGGCCGCGATCGTGCTCAGCCTCGTCCTGCTGGCGGTGTCGGTGATCGTCCTGGCGGCGCTGCGGGACCGCTGGGTGGGGAGCGCCACATGAGCGAAGCGGACCGGGGGGTGCGGGGGGCCGTCCCCCCTCGGCGGGCGGCGGCGGGGCTGGACGCGCGGCTCGTGGTGCGCCGGGCGGCGTTCGACCTCGACCTGCCGCTCGCCGCCGCGCCGGGCGAGGTCGTGGCGCTGCTCGGCCCGAACGGCGCCGGGAAGAGCACCGCGCTGCGCGCGCTGGCCGGGCTCGTCCCGATGGCGGACGGCCA
It encodes:
- a CDS encoding ABC transporter permease — encoded protein: MRPVGEADRPPGRPPWVLLLPALAGLAFLVLPLLGLLVRAPWSTLGTRLAEPQVLDALRLSLLSATLATCLCVLLGVPLAWTLARVRFPGVRLVRALVTVPLVLPPVVGGVALLLVLGRRGLVGGWLDEAFGITFPFTTAGVVLAETFVAMPFLVISVEGALRAADLRYEEAAATLGAGRWTVFRRVTLPLVAPGVAAGAVLCWARALGEFGATITFAGNFPGRTQTMPLAVYLALETDPQAAIVLSLVLLAVSVIVLAALRDRWVGSAT